In Procambarus clarkii isolate CNS0578487 chromosome 60, FALCON_Pclarkii_2.0, whole genome shotgun sequence, one genomic interval encodes:
- the LOC138353861 gene encoding uncharacterized protein: protein MIPLTPESLLASKGHSCYGTHLNESFVVGPEAGDVSRASESRCNPLSSILASSNTLSRIITNNNNSFTSNDDNDDEDGDDERSISEGENVDPLSSTNNDDDYDYVDDVDGNESSASNDIIIVPTSNPRLGSPTDRESTIDSSSNEDEDGDGGEGGDEYSTSSEGSYSSNPISPASSLSSLSLSEDESIAPHDSHSSSSQNRGGGISSPYPSSHIPSPPP, encoded by the exons ATGATCCCTCTCACCCCTGAAAGTTTGCTTGCTTCTAAAGGTCACTCATGTTATGGTACACATCTGAATGAAAGTTTTGTGGTGGGCCCAGAAGCAGGTGATGTTAGCCGG GCAAGTGAGAGCCGATGCAATCCACTGTCTTCCATCCTCGCTAGCAGTAACACCCTGTCCCGCATCattactaacaacaacaacagcttcaccagtaatgatgataatgatgatgaggaTGGTGACGATGAGCGTAGCATCAGCGAAGGAGAGAATGTAGACCCATTGTCTTCCACCAACAATgatgatgattatgattatgttgATGATGTAGATGGTAATGAGAGTAGCGCCAGCAACGATATCATCATCGTCCCTACCTCCAACCCACGGCTAGGTTCCCCCACTGACCGTGAAAGTACTATTGACAGTAGCAGTAACGAAGATGAAGATGGAGATGGAGGTGAAGGTGGAGATGAGTACAGCACCAGCAGTGAAGGTAGTTATTCTTCCAATCCTATATCCCCAGCATCATCAttatcctcactctctctctctgaagacgAAAGTATAGCACCACACGACTCTCATTCTTCTTCCTCACAGAAtcggggaggtggtatatcttcccCATACCCTTCCAGTCACATTCCTTCGCCTCCTCCATAA